The sequence ACTGCACTTTCGCTTTTAACGACCCAGCCCACTAACATTTTCTCTACTTTTCCAATTGCGTGACCTTGCCGATCTGCATACTCCCATCAGCCATATTTTTAATGTGCACCTTCAGTGCAGTCCCAGCTGCCACCGGTGTTGGAAATGGCAGTGCGGGAATTGCTTGAGGCCACCCAAGCCATACATGATGTTTATGCTCTTTCTCCGgtttgcatattttttttgtttgtttgctttGATTTCCACGATCGCCTTCGATCTGCCACCCGTGCCAGTTCACGAGAAGCCGCAACCCCACCGACCGACCGCGTGATGAGTGCCGGGCGCTAAAGGATGCTGTCGAGGGTATGATGAAAATGGTTTTTTGGCGGAATGCCGGTTGCCGTCATATAAATTGATTGTATTGATCCTCGCCACTGGGCATTCGCTTGCGATCGTTCATCGGGTTTGGCACAGTGTCACAGAAGGGGGTATAACAATGAAGGTGCGTGAGTTTGGTTTCAGTGCGTAAAATGGTTATTGATGTGTTTCATTATGTTTCCTCAGTTATTCTTAGTGCTGTCGATGGTGTTGGCCATAGCGTTTGGAGCGGCCGTCGAAAAACCAGTGAGGGAAGTGGATACAGAAAAGGAAGCTGCGGAAGCAACGAGGAAAAAAGTGCAAGAAAAACGAGGACTTTTCGACTTTGGATATGGAAGTATGCCTGAGCTGCATGGTGGGTTCAAGCCTTCATTCGGATATGATATTAGTGCGCCACACGAATATGAAGTAAGAGAAGACCATCATACTTACATCACTAAGAACATTCCCGTTCCTTATCCGGTGGAGGTGGAAAAGCATGTGATTGTGGAAAAGAAGGTTCCAGTTCATATTGACCGCCCCGTCCCTTACCCCGTCACAATCGAGAAAAAGGTTCCGTACATAGTGGAAAAGCATATCAAGGTTCACGTTGACCGTCCAGTTCCGTATCCAGTGAAAGTACCTTATCCAGTTGAAGTCGAGAAGAAAGTTCCCGTTTACATAGAGAAGAAGGTGCACGTTGACCGCCCAGTTCCATATCCAGTCCACGTAGAAAAGAAGGTTCCAGTTTACGTAGAAAAGAAGGTTCCTTTCGTAGTCGAGAAGAAAGTTCCGGTTCCGTACGAAGTGAAGGTCCCGGTAGTTCAGAAAGTCGAAGTAGAAGTTCCTAAGCCGTACCCAGTTCATGTCCCAAAGCCATATCCGGTTTACATCGAGAAGGAAGTCATCAAGCATGTCGATCGGCCTGTCCACGTAGAAGTTGAGAAGAAGGTTCCAGTTCATGTTGTACAGAAAGTTGAAGTTCCTCAGCCGTACCCTGTCTACATCGAGAAGCCCGTTTACATCGAAAAGCAAAGCAGTCATGACAGTGAGGAACAACATCAAGTAGCGCATTCTCATGAAGACTATATTGAGCAGCCTATTGAAGTCATCGAAGAACATCAACACGTGGAAGATGGTGAGCACCACATAGAAGAACGTCATGACCAAGGAGAACAACAAGAGCAAGAACAAGAACCTCAGGAACATGCCCAGCAGGAGTACGCTGAATCATCCAGTAAAGAGGTCAAGAGCGCAGAACCAGCAGACAAATCTACCGATTCCACAgattcaaataatcaagaacagcACCACCATATGCCACCAAATCATCCAAACAGTGGCCAATAGTTAATTTGGAACAGTTTGAACCCTAAGTTATCTCTAGTCTACCAGTTGCAAAACAGCAATCTTACAAATCAaccgaaaaaataaattaaaattaatacaAAAACCATCGAACTGTTGAACATTTTCTGCACCCATTCACTTTTCTTCGACCTTATTTTAGCACAGTGCACCCATTGTTACGCAACAAGTCGATGATTATCGACGATCGCTCTGCTCCGTCATCGAAACGCTTGGGTGATGCAGCGAGCGCACGCCGAGTTAATGGGCTTGATAACCATCACTCAATCTCTTTCTTTATCTCTGAAGCATAGATCTGAAGAAAGGCTTATGTTGGCGCACTGGGTTAGCGAAGCGTGCGATTTGCAACAGGTGGGTATTAAAGTGCAGTGCAACAAAAAATCGAACAAATACGGGCCAGATGCTGAGTTGCGGCTGGTTGCTGACGATGGCAGGTTAGTGGTCGCGCGGCGGTTCGTCGATGTTGTCTTTAGGGAGATGATTTTATTGCAATTTGTTGTTCCACGATATTTTAAGTGCACTTACGTACCAATGGCACAAGTTAGTTATTGTAAACAGTTGATGGGTCGAGATGGATTTCAATGTCATTGTTTGATGCAACTTGAGGCCAATTAGATTCCATTATTTTTTGCTCGATGCTTCATGCTTTTTACTTTTATTGTTTATGTATAATGATGCGTATGTTGATTAACCAAATCTATTATTAGGTATATTAATTTACTGTTAATCCAAATCCTTAAAAATGAAAAAGCAGTTGAACAGATAAAAAGAATAGTGTGAGAGCTCACAGTGAACCAACTCGCTGATGTTTCAAAATGCTTCTTCGTTTATTCGCCTCGCATCCCAAACCGGCCATCTCAAGTGTGACAGTTTACATGGTCAGCTCAACTCGAATGAAGAGGCGCAAAGCCATCCCAGGGCCAGGACATTGACGAAGTAGATGAATGTTCATAAGACACTTTCACAATTCATCCACTGCAAGGTATCAGCGCCAAGTTTACCATTTATGATTTCCGGGCAtacacatgtatgtatgtactTTATGCCCGAAGAAGCCATATGATTATATCTGGCATCACTGTTCGGTTGATGTATGCGAGTTATTTTGGTCGTCCTATTTTAACTGTTTTATCGTTATATCCGATGTATAAATTCGTCGTTTTGTTTCATTATACACCGTTTTCGTGACGTAAAGCATTTAGTGCGTTTAGTGTTTGTGATACGAACTATTGTGCTGCGATTTAATGGTTTAAGCAAGTGGCTATTTGTGATCAACTGTCTATTACACAAAAGCTACACACCATATACTTCAGCTAAAGCGACATTTGctgacaaaaatcaaaaactctcTCGTATAAACACTCGAACATTGTGTACTTTTTCTGCTCGAATTGTTGAACTGATGGAGTACTCGTAGGCGCATCGCAATGGCAAAGCTCTGCGGTAAATGCTCCGAGCCGATAACAGGAATCGATGTCGTCGTTCGTCCAGGTTATTGTGGAGGCTCTTTCTACATGAATGCATGCACAgcagtaggggaaactggacacacatgatccccggggacacatgatcccccccttgttttctcgaaaactaatcacatttttataccagtgatatgtgCAAACGGATCCGTTAGACagattattgaatctgagtaacatttgatattagttccttttgtatatgggttttatagaggttttattatttaagcattctcaatcctgtttttcttcaaaggagaaaagtttattaacattgaatatgtccaaccaaaacgtaccaaatttttactggacaaagttttattattgtagaattggataaattcattcaattaactattgcttattttccattgaatacaaaaaaaaaacaaaagataaatactaacatggacacacttgatcccctaCAGTTTGgtcacacttgatcccgatattgcatgtattcataggcgtaactagagtctcggtctaggggagGCATGGCCCCAGCTGGCAGCATGTATTTTTctaaggcgatttaaagcactgcaCGCATATGGATTGCAGTAGAAATTGTTtaactaagtttatcgctcatttgTCCTGGAACTAACATTACGAAATTTGGGAAAAATACAACTGATTTCCAATGATgttgtgatt comes from Armigeres subalbatus isolate Guangzhou_Male chromosome 2, GZ_Asu_2, whole genome shotgun sequence and encodes:
- the LOC134216318 gene encoding probable serine/threonine-protein kinase kinX — protein: MKLFLVLSMVLAIAFGAAVEKPVREVDTEKEAAEATRKKVQEKRGLFDFGYGSMPELHGGFKPSFGYDISAPHEYEVREDHHTYITKNIPVPYPVEVEKHVIVEKKVPVHIDRPVPYPVTIEKKVPYIVEKHIKVHVDRPVPYPVKVPYPVEVEKKVPVYIEKKVHVDRPVPYPVHVEKKVPVYVEKKVPFVVEKKVPVPYEVKVPVVQKVEVEVPKPYPVHVPKPYPVYIEKEVIKHVDRPVHVEVEKKVPVHVVQKVEVPQPYPVYIEKPVYIEKQSSHDSEEQHQVAHSHEDYIEQPIEVIEEHQHVEDGEHHIEERHDQGEQQEQEQEPQEHAQQEYAESSSKEVKSAEPADKSTDSTDSNNQEQHHHMPPNHPNSGQ